One part of the Sorangiineae bacterium MSr11954 genome encodes these proteins:
- a CDS encoding catalase, whose product MADETNEKKLTTAAGIPVADNQNSLTAGPRGPVLLQDLHLVEKLAHFNRERIPERVVHAKGAGAYGTFTVTRDITAYSSAKLFSAIGKKTPLLLRFSTVAGEKGSADTVRDVRGFALKFYTEEGNWDLVGNNTPVFFIRDPLKFPDFIHSQKRDPKTNARSATMQWDFWSRSPESLHQVTILFSDRGTPKSYRHMHGFGSHTYSFLNAQGERFWVKFHFKTLQGIQNFTPEEAAKVASENPDHTTVDLFDAIAQKNFPKWRVCVQIMPEREADRYAIDPFDLTKVWPYKDYPLIEVGEIELNQNARNYFAEIEQAAFSPANVVPGISYSPDKMLQGRLFAYADAHRYRLGVNHGDLPSNRPRCPVHSAHRDGAMRFDDNGGDAPNYEPGSYGAPTENPAYREPPQALPATYIDRYDHRQGNDDYTQAGNLYRLLSADEKTRLVQNIVGALKTVPRAIQERQIAHFAKADPEYGARIAEALELGSAR is encoded by the coding sequence ATGGCGGACGAGACGAATGAAAAGAAGCTCACCACGGCGGCGGGCATCCCGGTCGCAGACAATCAGAACTCGCTGACGGCCGGGCCCCGCGGCCCTGTGTTGCTGCAGGACCTTCACCTGGTGGAGAAGCTCGCGCACTTCAACCGCGAGCGCATCCCCGAGCGCGTCGTCCACGCCAAGGGCGCCGGCGCGTACGGCACGTTCACCGTCACCCGCGACATCACGGCGTATTCGTCGGCCAAGCTCTTCAGCGCCATCGGCAAGAAGACGCCGCTCCTCCTCCGCTTCTCCACCGTGGCGGGCGAGAAAGGCTCGGCCGACACCGTGCGCGACGTGCGCGGGTTCGCCCTGAAGTTCTACACGGAGGAGGGCAACTGGGATTTGGTCGGCAACAACACGCCGGTGTTCTTCATCCGCGATCCGCTCAAGTTTCCGGACTTCATTCACTCGCAAAAGCGCGATCCCAAGACCAACGCGCGCTCGGCCACCATGCAGTGGGACTTTTGGTCGCGCTCCCCCGAGAGCCTGCACCAAGTGACGATTCTCTTCTCCGACCGCGGCACGCCCAAGAGCTACCGGCATATGCACGGCTTCGGCAGCCACACGTACAGCTTCCTCAACGCCCAGGGCGAGCGCTTTTGGGTGAAGTTCCACTTCAAGACCCTGCAAGGCATCCAGAATTTCACGCCGGAGGAGGCCGCAAAGGTGGCCAGCGAAAATCCGGATCACACCACGGTGGACCTGTTCGACGCCATCGCGCAAAAGAACTTTCCCAAGTGGCGCGTGTGCGTGCAGATCATGCCGGAGCGCGAGGCCGATCGTTACGCCATCGACCCCTTCGATCTGACCAAGGTGTGGCCGTACAAAGATTACCCGCTCATCGAAGTCGGAGAGATCGAGCTGAATCAAAACGCCCGCAACTACTTCGCGGAGATCGAGCAAGCGGCCTTTTCGCCCGCCAATGTCGTCCCCGGTATTTCGTATTCACCCGATAAGATGCTCCAAGGCCGCCTGTTCGCCTATGCCGACGCGCACCGGTACCGGCTCGGGGTCAATCACGGCGATCTCCCCTCGAACCGCCCGCGCTGCCCCGTCCACTCCGCGCACCGCGATGGCGCCATGCGCTTCGATGACAACGGCGGCGACGCGCCCAACTACGAGCCGGGCAGCTACGGCGCCCCCACGGAAAATCCCGCCTACCGCGAGCCGCCGCAAGCGCTGCCTGCCACTTACATCGATCGCTACGATCACCGCCAGGGCAATGACGATTACACGCAGGCGGGCAACCTGTATCGGCTCCTCTCGGCCGACGAGAAGACGCGCCTGGTGCAGAACATCGTGGGCGCTTTGAAGACCGTGCCGCGCGCCATCCAGGAGCGGCAGATCGCGCACTTCGCCAAAGCCGATCCCGAGTACGGCGCGCGCATCGCCGAGGCGTTGGAGCTCGGTTCGGCGCGCTAG
- a CDS encoding PfkB family carbohydrate kinase — protein MISSQSLLIVGSLAFDSLEMPYGTFEYVVGGSTSFASIAGSLLTRGVRIVGVVGEDFPEDYLASLRGRSIDTVGVERVPGKSFFWRGRYSADLNTRETLDTQLNVFANFQPKIPASHRATPYLLLGNIHPQLQIDVLDQMEKPEFIAVDTMNYWISSEPETLAKLLKRTDLLIINDEEARQLSGIQNISRAAQDIRKRGPSHLIIKRGEFGALLFDDAGTFFCPGFPLEEVRDPTGAGDTFAGGLLGYVARHADTSPLTLRRAMFFGSALASFCVEGVGTTRIGEVTRAELDARIQSFVRLVDYGANLTLPVEEESR, from the coding sequence GTGATTTCTTCCCAATCCTTGCTGATCGTCGGATCGCTGGCGTTCGACTCCCTGGAGATGCCCTACGGTACGTTCGAATACGTCGTTGGCGGCTCCACCAGCTTCGCGTCGATTGCCGGCTCGCTCCTGACGCGCGGCGTGCGCATCGTCGGCGTCGTCGGCGAGGACTTTCCGGAAGACTATCTCGCCTCCTTGCGCGGGCGCAGCATCGACACGGTGGGCGTCGAGCGCGTGCCGGGCAAGAGCTTCTTCTGGCGCGGCCGCTACTCGGCCGACTTGAATACGCGCGAGACGCTCGACACGCAGCTGAACGTCTTCGCCAACTTCCAACCGAAGATCCCCGCGTCGCACCGCGCGACGCCTTATCTGCTCCTCGGAAACATCCACCCGCAGCTCCAGATCGACGTGCTCGATCAAATGGAGAAGCCCGAGTTCATCGCCGTCGACACGATGAACTACTGGATCTCGAGCGAGCCGGAGACCTTGGCCAAGCTCTTGAAGCGCACCGATCTGCTCATCATCAACGACGAAGAGGCGCGGCAGCTCTCGGGCATTCAGAACATCTCGCGGGCGGCGCAAGACATCCGAAAGCGCGGCCCGTCGCACCTGATCATCAAGCGCGGCGAGTTCGGCGCGCTGCTTTTCGACGACGCGGGAACGTTCTTTTGCCCGGGCTTTCCCCTGGAAGAAGTGCGCGACCCCACGGGCGCGGGCGATACGTTCGCCGGCGGCCTTTTGGGCTATGTCGCCCGTCACGCCGACACGTCGCCGCTCACCTTGCGGCGCGCGATGTTCTTCGGATCGGCGCTCGCTTCGTTCTGCGTGGAAGGTGTTGGCACGACGCGCATCGGAGAGGTCACGCGGGCGGAGCTCGACGCGCGCATTCAGTCCTTCGTTCGCCTCGTGGATTACGGCGCCAACTTGACGCTTCCCGTGGAGGAGGAGAGTCGATGA
- the gmk gene encoding guanylate kinase encodes MSTQKAEFKTLKQAGNLGELSAPLDFLLLILSSPSGAGKTTLTRKLLETFPDLHFSVSHTTRKPRANEIDGRDYHFVDRAEFERLAGAHGFVEWAEVHGNLYGTCLAEIERAKAEGKSGMIFDIDYQGARQIRAKLPEVAGVFILPPSMAELERRLRGRASETEEVVQRRFRAAMREIEHYALFDYVLVNDDLESAFATLRGIILAERARRIRKAHIAELLLRS; translated from the coding sequence ATGTCAACGCAGAAGGCCGAGTTCAAAACCCTGAAGCAGGCGGGCAACCTGGGAGAGCTGAGCGCGCCGCTCGATTTTCTGCTCCTCATTTTGTCGTCGCCCAGCGGCGCGGGGAAGACCACGCTCACCCGCAAGCTGCTCGAGACCTTTCCGGACCTGCATTTCAGCGTCTCGCATACCACCCGCAAGCCGCGCGCGAACGAGATCGACGGCCGGGACTACCACTTCGTCGATCGCGCCGAGTTCGAGCGGCTGGCCGGCGCCCATGGCTTCGTGGAGTGGGCGGAGGTCCATGGCAACCTTTATGGCACCTGCCTCGCCGAGATCGAACGCGCCAAGGCCGAGGGCAAGAGCGGGATGATCTTCGACATCGACTACCAAGGCGCGCGTCAAATCCGGGCCAAGCTGCCGGAGGTGGCGGGTGTTTTCATCCTCCCCCCCTCGATGGCGGAGCTCGAGAGGCGCCTGCGGGGCCGGGCCAGTGAGACCGAGGAGGTCGTCCAGCGCCGATTTCGCGCCGCGATGCGTGAGATCGAGCACTACGCCCTGTTCGACTACGTGCTCGTCAACGACGACCTCGAATCGGCCTTCGCCACCCTGCGCGGGATCATCCTCGCCGAGCGGGCCCGCCGAATACGCAAAGCTCACATAGCCGAATTGCTTTTGAGGAGTTAG
- a CDS encoding YicC family protein: protein MRSMTGFGAGDYPLGAGRLGVEIRALNHRFLDVRVRIARELGDLAGYVEQLARERLTRGRFEVTVRVDGIGLGLTTLDRERAKSAYRALCELRDEIAPGSEVPLSLLGAIPDLFVSSVEREMETTKDATRRAFELAVASLDEMREREGTTLAEDLGRRLAAVRDLTTTVTARAPELLEEHRRRLRERTERLRSNMDLQIDAGRLETEVVLFAERVDISEELTRLISHCSQFIALLEGEKSCGRRLDFLLQEMVREANTAGAKSPDAQIAHAIVEMKAELERMREQVQNVE, encoded by the coding sequence ATGCGGAGTATGACCGGCTTTGGAGCCGGGGATTATCCCCTTGGAGCCGGTCGGCTCGGCGTCGAAATTCGCGCTTTGAATCACCGATTCCTCGACGTGCGGGTGCGCATCGCCCGCGAGCTCGGCGATCTCGCCGGCTATGTCGAGCAGCTGGCGCGCGAGCGGCTGACCCGCGGGCGCTTCGAGGTCACGGTCCGGGTCGATGGAATCGGGCTCGGGCTGACCACGCTCGACCGCGAGCGGGCCAAGAGCGCCTACCGCGCCCTGTGCGAGCTGCGCGACGAGATCGCGCCCGGCTCCGAAGTCCCCCTCTCGCTGCTCGGCGCCATACCGGATCTCTTCGTCTCCTCCGTGGAGCGCGAAATGGAGACGACCAAGGACGCGACGCGGCGCGCGTTCGAGCTCGCGGTCGCCTCCCTCGACGAGATGCGCGAGCGCGAGGGCACCACCCTGGCCGAGGACCTCGGCCGCCGCCTGGCCGCCGTGCGCGATCTGACCACCACCGTAACCGCCCGCGCGCCCGAGCTTTTGGAGGAGCACCGCCGCCGCCTGCGCGAGCGCACCGAGCGCCTCCGTTCGAACATGGACTTGCAGATCGACGCCGGCCGGCTGGAGACCGAGGTGGTGCTCTTCGCCGAGCGGGTCGATATTTCCGAGGAGCTCACGCGGCTGATCAGCCACTGCAGCCAGTTCATCGCGCTCCTCGAGGGCGAAAAATCGTGCGGACGCCGGCTCGATTTCCTCTTGCAGGAAATGGTGCGGGAAGCCAATACGGCGGGCGCGAAGAGCCCCGATGCCCAGATTGCGCATGCCATCGTGGAAATGAAAGCCGAGCTCGAGCGAATGCGCGAGCAAGTCCAGAATGTGGAGTGA
- a CDS encoding DUF507 family protein — MLVAAGDIETESQKEVQADVEAVLRSYLAAERDVNDRTKELLERTGRSMNEFGRVRTQIADSKGIKVGDEMLDYLLDQVVQIFHHSAHVEEIYVEDVELRRKMATVFKKHMALDNEIDAEVRAQLKHVSEGSRTWEVEYTRVLEQVKRKKGVS; from the coding sequence GTGCTCGTTGCGGCGGGAGACATTGAGACGGAGTCGCAAAAAGAGGTCCAAGCGGACGTGGAGGCCGTGCTTCGGAGCTATCTCGCGGCCGAGCGGGACGTAAACGATCGCACCAAAGAGCTTCTCGAGCGCACTGGACGTTCCATGAACGAGTTTGGCCGTGTCCGCACACAAATCGCCGATAGCAAAGGTATCAAAGTCGGCGATGAGATGCTCGATTACCTACTGGACCAGGTGGTCCAAATCTTTCACCATTCTGCACACGTAGAGGAAATTTACGTCGAAGATGTAGAGCTACGACGCAAAATGGCGACCGTCTTCAAGAAGCACATGGCGCTCGATAATGAAATCGACGCCGAGGTCCGCGCACAACTGAAGCACGTCAGCGAAGGCTCCCGAACCTGGGAAGTCGAATACACGCGCGTCCTCGAGCAGGTGAAGCGAAAAAAGGGCGTGTCCTGA
- a CDS encoding tetratricopeptide repeat protein, which yields MSDTVTGLQAPTVPQGAKGPSNETAAAAASKPVQAETAGNAGGATSSSAAPTAGGATEPNAVPLGQVRTVELSLLDLEEGWNVEEARSTLLEAASQAQQVAKVPVVESRRRPPPIPPSTPRSGDRPSFPPRMRPPLQVPSVIPPKPDAVRSDAPSVPPPLPSREGREVRESASSTPSTSTVSAPAAAERARAETPIEQLTSLLEVRVAAFRARTSGGDKLAHARAHLELAVLDETAGDGTKVLEHAESALKIEPSLLMAHSLVRRARHGRGAARELIEPLEFEIVASATDGERADLLAEKARLLEAAGGREIAVREAWEAALTVSPNHPAALKGLEGALTTAHGEREGTKVAERLAAHLGRMADAYEEEPKLAAWLHVERARILDRRLHDPKAAWGALKQALALDSGVGPVRSACVRHAARHNDVSALFELLVEEAQVETEPARLARLELDAATLAATRLGDLDRAVALLERAHTRAPTAETVDRRVLDLLVMLHEAAGRLHDAIRVRRARASYIEEPRRLAYELRVMAALAERAGDLVSALASVERAMALDPKDPTLLETMDRLFASVAREDRRAQLWADVAARTEEPRKRARLLMRAAKISEGMGRPAEAVIHLRAALSAAPADAEVVEALARLLTPQPAEASEARARIAIYMHAAEEVTDPVRKVGYLERAALLWEESLGDAVLATRAYQQVLEIDPDRRSAIVGLQRTAARVGDARALGRALLDEARVLGDAAHRNEALDLMTRAAAAFAFEDSERALSLVVDVLEKNPAHEEARALEVRLHEVAGRWEKAVEALTARIEATKDDESKIYLWLARADIVQTRLGRIPEAIASLRAVHALDPAHPVPPDTIPRLLESLGEWSGLRDELVSLANKADTPFERVRHLLRAAEIDEYSLREDEKAAALYTRALGEAPSHPLLLERLVRLAARLGPDRADPTGKLEGGGSQGAFERAMLFVEAGADPQRAIPPLETVTARQTTHLPALRTLETLARTTQALPLLANALAQQATTLHAPVARLGALWSMAQLVEWRLPESGDTSAYARILELAPEDRNALEAVYRRTVPLARAGDGVARAAATSALLVLLALKSGIAKGNDDTSRLMMHLTLAHLYVPLNEANGAANAHLAADIPSVAARSALDHHRKALAMDRLSVTAALGTARFASQLRDGEAGIAAATSLADLAQDPKVAARHLLEAADLLLSAPEDTRLGSSDQRRTRAVELLERALDADPESIPVAGRLATVRADQHRPDRLVEVFRSAIRRANAPDAIVMLGGEIARLARTELKDLTVAVDAMRRVREVAPRHIPSLLTLAELYIAQRAWPEAVDALEAVVQHAHGPGVGRDGVSTVSAGDPRLTALFALASLYERVLSKPEQVDRVLRLALDIEPTSARALRGLIRRLGSSPEANDRAVREEVASLLERLAMVETAPDQKGAIFLDLCGVRATLEDRAGAERALCEAIAWIPSLLDRLLAFHTTPQGLDRKPYGAALRAISKRQQEIGRPDPLVLATLGQLELDAAHLVAPGQPSSQLEEAIAHLRAALSLSPGMHETRLLLAAALSRAGRHDEASKSVVDLLIPDSRPFLSLRAPASALELLERAFAADRRTEEALVARELRALAGTLDDASQLWLRGRRLSFDSASTEPFDRAALIGQVLPPEGRHVLLDVSFALSGCEGKLFRSTAHELGVSSRDRVSPRSGHPLRPVFDRLAWLLRIPETELYVSEAVSYTRVVSQDVPWVVFPQSQLEQPESRQLASLGRALTRIALGVPWIEDLPPPHVQALLTAAARHANPSYSYDVRDRHLADLIAEYEPRVSRALGRKQRKLLSDLAFRLDAPSNPSAQEMEAFVRAIARAELRVAFLVTGDLLATFDELRTLDVHFARSIGAVNEHSVASIFSHPLAGDLARFALSKEATALRWRMGSTWGGASNGAPGR from the coding sequence GTGAGTGACACGGTGACCGGACTGCAAGCACCGACGGTCCCCCAGGGGGCCAAGGGCCCTTCGAACGAGACCGCTGCGGCCGCCGCCTCCAAGCCCGTCCAAGCCGAAACTGCGGGCAATGCGGGTGGCGCCACCAGCTCGAGTGCTGCGCCAACCGCGGGTGGGGCGACGGAGCCGAACGCCGTGCCTTTGGGCCAGGTTCGGACCGTCGAGCTATCGCTGCTCGACCTCGAGGAGGGCTGGAATGTCGAAGAGGCCCGCTCCACGTTGCTCGAGGCGGCGAGCCAAGCCCAGCAGGTCGCTAAAGTGCCGGTGGTCGAGTCGCGACGGCGCCCGCCGCCTATCCCACCGAGTACGCCGCGGTCGGGCGACCGCCCGTCGTTTCCGCCGCGGATGCGTCCACCCCTTCAGGTGCCCTCGGTCATCCCGCCGAAGCCCGATGCCGTCCGATCCGACGCCCCCAGCGTCCCGCCTCCGTTGCCGAGCCGGGAAGGGCGCGAGGTGCGCGAGAGCGCATCGAGCACCCCCAGCACGTCCACCGTCTCGGCCCCCGCGGCGGCGGAGCGGGCGCGCGCCGAGACCCCGATCGAGCAACTGACGTCGCTCTTGGAGGTGCGCGTCGCCGCGTTTCGGGCGCGCACCAGCGGCGGCGACAAGCTGGCGCACGCGCGGGCGCACCTGGAGCTCGCGGTGCTCGACGAGACGGCGGGCGACGGGACCAAGGTGCTGGAGCACGCGGAGAGCGCGCTCAAGATCGAGCCCTCGCTGCTCATGGCGCACAGCTTGGTGCGCCGCGCGCGCCATGGACGCGGGGCCGCCCGCGAGCTGATCGAGCCGCTGGAGTTCGAAATTGTTGCCTCGGCAACCGACGGAGAGCGGGCCGATCTCTTGGCGGAGAAGGCGCGCTTGCTGGAGGCGGCCGGCGGGCGCGAGATCGCGGTGCGCGAGGCGTGGGAGGCGGCGCTCACCGTGTCGCCGAACCACCCGGCGGCGCTCAAGGGGCTCGAGGGTGCGCTCACCACCGCGCACGGCGAGCGCGAAGGCACCAAGGTGGCCGAGCGGCTGGCGGCGCACCTCGGCCGGATGGCCGACGCGTACGAGGAGGAGCCGAAGCTCGCGGCGTGGCTGCACGTGGAGCGGGCGCGCATCCTCGATCGAAGGCTCCACGATCCGAAGGCGGCGTGGGGGGCGCTCAAGCAAGCGCTCGCGCTCGACTCCGGGGTGGGACCGGTGCGGAGCGCGTGCGTGCGCCACGCCGCGCGCCACAACGACGTGTCGGCGCTCTTCGAGCTCTTGGTCGAGGAGGCCCAGGTGGAGACGGAGCCCGCGCGCCTGGCGCGGCTGGAGCTCGACGCGGCCACCTTGGCGGCCACCCGCTTGGGCGACCTCGATCGCGCGGTGGCGCTGCTCGAGCGCGCGCACACCCGGGCCCCCACGGCGGAGACGGTCGACCGGCGCGTGCTCGATCTTCTGGTCATGCTCCACGAGGCCGCGGGCCGCCTCCACGACGCCATCCGCGTGCGCCGCGCGCGCGCGTCGTACATCGAGGAGCCGCGCCGGCTGGCGTACGAGCTGCGCGTGATGGCGGCGCTGGCCGAGCGGGCAGGGGATCTGGTGAGCGCGCTGGCGAGCGTGGAGCGCGCGATGGCGCTCGACCCCAAGGATCCCACCTTGCTCGAGACCATGGACCGCCTGTTCGCCAGCGTGGCGCGCGAGGACCGGCGCGCGCAGCTGTGGGCCGACGTGGCGGCGCGCACCGAGGAGCCGCGGAAGCGGGCGCGCCTCTTGATGCGCGCGGCGAAGATCTCGGAGGGCATGGGGCGGCCGGCGGAGGCGGTGATCCATCTGCGGGCCGCGCTCTCGGCCGCGCCGGCCGACGCCGAGGTGGTGGAGGCCCTCGCGCGCTTGCTCACACCGCAGCCGGCGGAGGCCAGCGAGGCCCGCGCGCGCATCGCCATTTACATGCACGCGGCGGAGGAGGTCACCGATCCGGTGCGCAAGGTCGGGTACCTGGAGCGCGCGGCGCTCCTCTGGGAAGAGTCGCTGGGCGACGCCGTGCTGGCCACGCGCGCCTATCAACAGGTGCTCGAGATCGACCCCGACCGGCGGAGCGCCATCGTGGGCTTGCAGCGCACCGCGGCCCGCGTGGGCGACGCGCGCGCGCTCGGCCGCGCCTTGCTCGACGAAGCGCGGGTCCTGGGCGACGCGGCGCACCGGAACGAAGCGCTCGACTTGATGACCCGCGCGGCCGCGGCCTTTGCCTTCGAGGACTCGGAGCGGGCGCTCTCGCTCGTGGTCGACGTGCTCGAGAAGAACCCGGCGCACGAGGAGGCGAGGGCGCTGGAGGTGCGGCTGCACGAGGTGGCGGGCCGCTGGGAGAAGGCGGTCGAAGCGCTCACCGCGCGCATCGAGGCGACCAAGGACGACGAGTCGAAGATTTACCTATGGCTCGCGCGCGCCGACATCGTACAGACGCGGCTCGGGCGCATCCCGGAGGCCATCGCCTCGCTCCGCGCCGTGCACGCGCTCGATCCGGCGCACCCCGTCCCGCCCGACACCATCCCGCGCTTGCTCGAGTCCTTGGGCGAATGGAGCGGGCTGCGCGACGAGCTGGTCTCCCTGGCGAACAAGGCCGACACGCCGTTCGAGCGCGTGCGCCATCTCTTGCGCGCGGCGGAGATCGACGAATATTCGCTGCGCGAGGACGAAAAGGCGGCCGCGCTCTACACGCGCGCCCTCGGCGAAGCGCCGTCGCACCCGCTCTTGCTGGAGCGCTTGGTGCGCCTGGCCGCGCGCCTCGGCCCCGATCGCGCGGATCCCACGGGCAAGCTCGAAGGGGGAGGGAGCCAGGGCGCCTTCGAGCGGGCCATGCTCTTCGTGGAGGCGGGCGCCGATCCGCAGCGCGCGATCCCGCCCTTGGAGACGGTGACCGCCCGCCAGACCACGCACCTGCCCGCGCTGCGCACCTTGGAGACCTTGGCGCGCACGACCCAGGCGCTGCCGCTGCTCGCCAACGCGCTGGCGCAGCAAGCGACGACCTTGCACGCGCCCGTCGCGCGCCTGGGGGCGCTCTGGTCGATGGCGCAGCTCGTGGAGTGGCGTCTGCCGGAGAGCGGCGACACCTCGGCGTACGCGCGCATTCTGGAGCTCGCGCCCGAGGATCGCAACGCGCTGGAGGCGGTCTACCGGCGCACCGTCCCGCTCGCCCGCGCCGGCGACGGCGTGGCGCGCGCCGCGGCCACCAGCGCGCTGCTCGTGCTCCTGGCGCTCAAGTCCGGCATCGCCAAGGGCAACGACGATACGTCGCGCCTCATGATGCACCTCACGTTGGCGCACCTCTATGTGCCGCTCAACGAGGCGAACGGCGCGGCCAACGCGCACCTGGCGGCGGACATCCCGAGCGTGGCCGCGCGCTCGGCCCTCGATCACCACCGCAAGGCGCTGGCCATGGATCGCCTGAGCGTGACCGCGGCGCTGGGGACGGCGCGCTTCGCCTCGCAGCTCCGCGATGGTGAGGCGGGGATCGCCGCGGCCACGTCGCTGGCCGATCTGGCGCAGGATCCCAAGGTGGCGGCGCGCCACTTGCTCGAGGCGGCCGATCTTCTGCTGTCGGCCCCCGAGGACACGCGGCTCGGCTCCTCGGATCAGCGCCGCACGCGGGCGGTGGAGCTGCTCGAGCGCGCGCTCGACGCCGATCCGGAGTCCATCCCGGTGGCCGGGCGGCTCGCCACCGTGCGCGCCGATCAGCACCGGCCCGATCGCCTGGTGGAGGTGTTCCGAAGCGCCATTCGCCGCGCCAACGCGCCCGACGCCATCGTGATGCTCGGCGGCGAGATCGCCCGCCTGGCGCGCACGGAGCTCAAGGATCTCACGGTGGCCGTCGACGCCATGCGCAGGGTGCGCGAGGTGGCGCCGCGCCATATCCCGTCGCTGCTCACCTTGGCGGAGCTCTACATCGCGCAGCGGGCGTGGCCCGAGGCGGTGGACGCGCTCGAGGCGGTGGTGCAGCACGCGCACGGCCCCGGCGTGGGGCGCGATGGCGTGAGCACCGTCTCCGCCGGCGATCCGCGGCTGACGGCGCTCTTTGCGCTGGCGAGCCTCTACGAGCGCGTGCTCTCCAAGCCGGAGCAAGTCGATCGCGTGCTCCGGCTGGCGCTCGACATCGAGCCGACCAGCGCGCGCGCCCTCCGCGGGCTCATCCGGCGCCTCGGCAGCTCGCCGGAGGCCAACGATCGCGCCGTGCGGGAAGAGGTCGCCTCGCTCCTGGAGCGCCTGGCGATGGTCGAGACGGCGCCCGATCAAAAAGGCGCCATCTTCTTGGATCTCTGCGGGGTGCGCGCCACCCTCGAGGATCGCGCGGGGGCCGAGCGGGCGCTGTGCGAGGCCATCGCCTGGATCCCGTCGCTCTTGGATCGCCTGCTCGCGTTCCACACCACGCCGCAGGGCCTCGACCGAAAGCCGTACGGCGCGGCCCTCCGGGCCATCTCCAAGCGCCAGCAGGAGATCGGCCGCCCCGATCCGCTGGTGCTCGCGACCTTGGGGCAGCTCGAGCTCGACGCCGCGCACCTGGTCGCGCCGGGCCAGCCATCGTCGCAGCTGGAGGAGGCGATCGCGCACCTGCGCGCGGCGCTGTCCCTCTCGCCCGGCATGCACGAGACCCGGCTCTTGCTCGCGGCCGCCCTGAGCCGCGCGGGCCGCCACGACGAGGCCTCGAAGAGCGTGGTGGATCTGCTCATCCCCGACTCGCGCCCGTTCCTCTCGCTGCGCGCGCCGGCGAGCGCCCTGGAGCTCCTCGAGCGCGCCTTCGCCGCCGATCGCCGCACCGAGGAGGCGCTGGTCGCGCGCGAGCTCCGCGCCTTGGCCGGCACCCTCGACGACGCCAGCCAGCTCTGGCTCCGCGGCCGCCGTCTCTCCTTCGACAGCGCGAGCACCGAGCCGTTCGACCGCGCGGCGCTCATCGGCCAGGTGCTGCCGCCCGAGGGCCGCCACGTCTTGCTCGACGTATCCTTTGCGCTCTCGGGGTGCGAGGGAAAGCTCTTTCGCTCCACCGCCCACGAGCTCGGCGTCTCGTCGCGCGATCGCGTGAGCCCGCGGAGCGGTCACCCGCTGCGGCCCGTCTTCGATCGCCTCGCGTGGCTCCTGCGCATCCCCGAGACGGAGCTCTATGTCTCCGAGGCGGTCTCCTACACGCGCGTGGTCTCCCAAGACGTGCCGTGGGTGGTCTTTCCGCAGAGCCAGCTCGAGCAACCCGAGTCGCGGCAGCTGGCGTCGCTCGGCCGGGCGCTCACCCGCATCGCCCTGGGCGTCCCCTGGATCGAAGACCTCCCGCCGCCGCACGTCCAAGCGCTGCTCACGGCGGCCGCCCGCCACGCGAACCCCTCGTACTCCTACGACGTCCGCGATCGCCACCTGGCCGATCTCATCGCCGAATACGAGCCCCGCGTCAGCCGCGCCCTCGGCCGCAAGCAGCGCAAGCTCCTCTCCGATCTGGCCTTCCGCCTCGACGCGCCGTCGAACCCGAGCGCACAAGAGATGGAAGCCTTCGTCCGCGCCATCGCCCGCGCCGAGCTGCGCGTCGCCTTCCTCGTCACCGGCGATCTCCTCGCCACCTTCGACGAGCTACGCACCCTCGACGTCCACTTCGCCCGCAGCATCGGCGCCGTCAACGAGCACTCCGTCGCCTCCATCTTCTCCCACCCCCTGGCCGGCGATCTGGCTCGCTTCGCGCTGTCCAAAGAAGCAACGGCGCTGCGCTGGCGCATGGGCAGCACCTGGGGCGGCGCGTCGAATGGTGCGCCGGGGCGGTAG